A DNA window from Streptomyces sp. 71268 contains the following coding sequences:
- a CDS encoding DUF2199 domain-containing protein, which produces MTSDPGFTCACCGAHHPELPTNYTSEAPGAWDPAFADADDCLLTTDQCVIRGEHYFVKGLIEIPIIGSDEVFSWGVWVSLSQESFSRVSELWDRPGREAEKPYFGWLTTDLPVYPTTTLNLKTHVHTRPVGERPFVELEPTEHPLAVEQRAGISLERVREIASAVLHTGETVPTPLTAGGSSG; this is translated from the coding sequence ATGACCAGTGATCCCGGGTTCACCTGCGCGTGCTGCGGGGCCCACCACCCTGAGCTGCCGACGAACTACACGTCCGAGGCCCCCGGCGCGTGGGACCCAGCCTTCGCCGACGCCGACGACTGCTTGCTCACCACGGATCAGTGCGTGATCCGTGGTGAGCACTACTTCGTCAAGGGGTTGATCGAGATACCGATCATCGGCAGCGACGAGGTGTTCTCCTGGGGCGTCTGGGTCTCCCTCAGTCAGGAGAGCTTCTCCCGGGTGTCGGAGCTGTGGGACAGGCCCGGCCGAGAGGCCGAGAAGCCGTACTTCGGCTGGCTCACCACCGATCTTCCGGTCTACCCGACGACGACGCTCAACCTGAAGACGCACGTCCATACCCGTCCGGTCGGCGAACGCCCCTTCGTCGAGCTGGAGCCCACCGAGCATCCCCTCGCCGTAGAGCAGCGCGCAGGAATCAGCCTGGAGCGTGTGCGGGAGATCGCCTCGGCCGTGCTCCACACCGGAGAAACCGTGCCCACGCCGCTGACGGCCGGCGGCAGTAGTGGCTGA
- a CDS encoding YciI family protein, producing the protein MTKYFLSLPHDSAEEPTMESMDPAELQEIMAAVGAFNTAIEEAGAFVTAGGLQPPSSATTVDYSGDSPVLTPGPFVEADEYLGGFWIIEAENDDVAIEWAKQASRALRSRVEVRALQEEPGA; encoded by the coding sequence ATGACGAAGTACTTCCTGAGCCTCCCGCACGACTCCGCCGAGGAGCCGACGATGGAGTCCATGGACCCGGCGGAGCTGCAGGAGATCATGGCCGCGGTCGGTGCGTTCAACACCGCCATCGAGGAGGCGGGCGCGTTCGTGACCGCCGGGGGGCTGCAGCCGCCGTCGAGCGCGACCACGGTGGACTATTCCGGAGACAGCCCCGTCCTCACACCGGGTCCGTTCGTCGAGGCCGATGAGTACCTCGGTGGCTTCTGGATCATCGAGGCCGAGAACGACGATGTCGCGATCGAATGGGCCAAGCAGGCCTCGCGGGCGCTGCGCAGCAGGGTCGAGGTGCGGGCCCTCCAGGAGGAACCCGGCGCCTGA
- a CDS encoding maleate cis-trans isomerase — MWRPDGWNTKRRLGILTPDVDLNPESEIRAMAPADIGLHAARARFAVEAHPTVTMPLSAVRAFAAPPHVDEAVEQLAAAPLDTIAFAFTSTTYLLGAQGDEAMLRRLRERAHGVPVVATVTAAVQALRALGAQRPCLIHPPWFDSEMDRMAQTYYRDAGFQVSGSSVLHTAHEWATVSREEIHRWALAHTPDAADAVLIDGNGFRRAVGTIEQLETTLHRPVLTANQVLLWAALRSADTAESTVTGYGRLFTTDD, encoded by the coding sequence ATGTGGCGACCTGACGGCTGGAACACCAAGCGCAGGCTCGGCATCCTCACCCCCGACGTCGACCTGAACCCCGAATCGGAAATCCGAGCCATGGCCCCGGCCGACATCGGCCTACACGCGGCCCGCGCCCGCTTCGCCGTTGAGGCGCACCCCACCGTGACCATGCCGCTGTCCGCGGTGCGCGCCTTCGCCGCCCCGCCCCACGTTGACGAGGCCGTCGAGCAGCTCGCCGCGGCGCCGCTGGACACGATCGCCTTCGCCTTCACCAGCACCACCTACCTCCTGGGGGCACAGGGTGACGAGGCGATGCTGCGACGACTGCGGGAGCGGGCCCACGGAGTGCCGGTCGTGGCGACCGTCACCGCCGCCGTCCAGGCCCTGCGCGCCCTGGGCGCACAACGCCCCTGCCTGATCCACCCGCCGTGGTTCGACAGCGAGATGGACCGCATGGCCCAGACCTACTACCGCGACGCCGGATTCCAGGTGTCCGGCTCCTCCGTCCTGCACACCGCGCACGAATGGGCCACGGTCTCCCGTGAGGAGATCCACCGCTGGGCCCTCGCCCACACCCCCGACGCCGCCGACGCCGTCCTCATCGACGGCAACGGCTTCCGCCGCGCGGTCGGCACCATCGAGCAACTGGAAACCACGCTGCACCGCCCGGTACTGACGGCCAACCAGGTCCTGCTGTGGGCGGCCCTGCGCTCCGCCGACACTGCCGAATCCACCGTCACCGGCTACGGCCGCCTGTTCACCACAGACGACTGA
- a CDS encoding helix-turn-helix transcriptional regulator — MLLVGRDVEQARVQRLLAEARDGRSGALGLRGAPGIGKSVLLDHAVSIAEAEGMRVVRGAGVESDHELAYGGLHQLLFPHLDRLDALPAPQATALRRAFGLAEGDDASRFLISAGTLSLLADLAEDSPLLCVVDDLQWLDQGSVEALLFAARRFVADPIAVLFAVRDTAVPAVVAGVEVVDLSGLAAPEAARLLDGHAPELAERVRSRVLAESGGNPLAIIELGSSRLAAPDVDELDPAEQVGPLPVTRRVQEAFRHQIVELPGPTQRALLVAAADTAAPLATILHVIESLGGAADDLAPAEHDRLVRIDSRITFRHPLVRAAAYQDAPLHRRMEVHRAYAEALRADADADRRAWHLAAATTRPDEAVAAELQGVAERAWHRGGAMAVCAAYERAGRLSADRELKARRIARASQAAFDAGKADRAARLAAEALALTTDTGVRTDAIYTRGAVEYERTSPRADAELTLEAAALVRDSDPERAALTLYEAAHAARHGAAHDLVRRAADLMRGFTPPEHWAPVVAALQGWAELFAGRPELAVGPMRDLHTATPGGGHDLMRRITAGFGGLMIADDDNVVAETEDMLAVVRASGALGWVPYTLNVLAVARLLRGEFADARACVAEGVAVSDELGNTTERLAHRSVEVWLRAVSGDEAGCRALADEVLPRARARHRVNAEVGDWGLGMLDLSARRFGDAFDRLDLVCRGPASRDLLVRAVPDLVEAAVRGGVPDRAHGPLAAFRYWAEHVDRPVATGLVLRCRALLADDGDAEALYAGALRLHERHGGPYEHARTQLVYGEWLRRRRRRAEARGHLAAAVSAFERLGARLWAERARGELAAFGERSEEPRGGGPLTLLTPQELQVVRLAASGHTNKEIAAQLFLSPRTVGHHLYKAYPKLGVTGRAELAHLVR, encoded by the coding sequence ATGTTGCTGGTGGGAAGGGACGTCGAGCAGGCGCGGGTTCAGCGCCTGCTGGCGGAGGCGCGTGACGGGCGTAGCGGGGCGCTGGGGTTGCGGGGCGCGCCGGGGATCGGGAAGTCGGTTCTGCTCGACCACGCCGTGTCGATCGCCGAGGCCGAGGGCATGCGCGTGGTGCGCGGGGCCGGGGTCGAGTCCGATCACGAGCTGGCCTACGGCGGCCTGCACCAACTCCTGTTTCCCCACCTGGATCGGTTGGACGCCCTGCCCGCTCCCCAGGCGACGGCGCTGCGTCGCGCGTTCGGCCTGGCTGAGGGAGACGACGCCAGCCGGTTCCTGATCTCCGCCGGCACCCTGTCGTTGCTCGCCGATCTGGCCGAGGACTCCCCGCTGCTGTGCGTGGTCGACGACCTGCAGTGGCTCGACCAGGGGTCCGTGGAGGCACTGTTGTTCGCGGCCCGGCGCTTCGTGGCCGACCCGATCGCGGTGCTGTTCGCGGTGCGCGACACGGCGGTGCCGGCCGTGGTCGCGGGGGTCGAGGTCGTGGACCTGTCCGGCCTCGCCGCGCCCGAGGCCGCCCGGCTGCTGGACGGCCACGCGCCGGAGCTCGCCGAACGGGTGCGGAGCAGGGTTCTCGCGGAGTCCGGCGGCAATCCCCTGGCGATCATCGAACTCGGGTCGTCGCGGCTCGCGGCCCCCGACGTGGACGAGTTGGACCCGGCCGAGCAGGTCGGCCCATTGCCGGTGACCCGCCGCGTACAGGAGGCGTTCCGCCACCAGATCGTGGAACTCCCCGGCCCCACCCAACGCGCCCTCCTGGTGGCGGCGGCCGACACGGCGGCGCCGCTGGCGACGATCCTGCACGTGATCGAATCCCTCGGTGGCGCCGCCGACGACCTGGCGCCCGCCGAACATGACCGGCTGGTCCGGATCGACAGCCGGATAACCTTCCGTCACCCCCTGGTACGCGCTGCCGCCTACCAGGACGCGCCGCTGCACCGGCGGATGGAGGTCCATCGCGCGTACGCCGAGGCGCTGCGCGCGGACGCCGATGCCGACCGTCGGGCCTGGCACCTCGCCGCCGCCACCACCCGGCCCGACGAGGCGGTGGCCGCCGAACTCCAGGGCGTGGCGGAGCGGGCCTGGCACCGGGGCGGCGCGATGGCGGTGTGCGCCGCCTACGAACGCGCCGGTCGGCTCAGTGCCGACCGGGAGCTGAAGGCCCGGCGTATCGCCCGGGCCAGCCAGGCAGCGTTCGACGCGGGCAAGGCCGACCGCGCCGCCCGGCTGGCGGCCGAAGCGCTCGCGCTCACCACCGACACCGGCGTCCGGACCGATGCCATCTACACCCGTGGCGCCGTGGAGTACGAGCGCACCTCGCCACGGGCCGACGCGGAGCTGACGCTTGAGGCCGCCGCACTGGTACGTGACAGCGATCCGGAGCGCGCCGCGCTCACGCTCTACGAGGCCGCGCACGCCGCCCGGCACGGGGCGGCGCACGACCTCGTGCGGCGCGCGGCGGACCTGATGCGCGGGTTCACCCCGCCCGAGCACTGGGCACCCGTGGTCGCCGCCCTCCAGGGGTGGGCGGAGCTTTTCGCCGGCCGTCCGGAGCTGGCCGTCGGCCCGATGCGCGATCTCCACACCGCCACACCCGGTGGCGGGCACGACCTGATGCGTCGTATCACCGCCGGCTTCGGCGGGCTCATGATCGCCGACGATGACAACGTCGTCGCCGAGACCGAGGACATGCTGGCCGTGGTGCGGGCTTCCGGGGCGTTGGGGTGGGTCCCGTACACCCTGAACGTGCTCGCCGTGGCACGGCTGCTGCGCGGCGAGTTCGCGGACGCCCGCGCGTGTGTGGCCGAAGGTGTCGCCGTGAGCGACGAACTCGGGAACACGACCGAGCGCCTGGCCCACCGGTCGGTGGAGGTGTGGTTGCGCGCCGTGTCGGGTGACGAGGCGGGCTGCCGGGCTCTCGCCGACGAGGTGCTCCCCCGGGCCCGGGCCCGGCACCGGGTCAACGCCGAGGTCGGGGACTGGGGCCTGGGGATGCTCGACCTTTCCGCCCGGCGGTTCGGGGACGCGTTCGACAGGCTTGACCTCGTGTGCCGGGGGCCGGCGAGCCGCGATCTCCTGGTACGGGCGGTGCCGGACCTGGTGGAGGCGGCCGTACGCGGGGGCGTGCCGGATCGCGCCCACGGGCCGCTGGCGGCTTTCCGGTACTGGGCCGAGCACGTCGACCGTCCGGTCGCCACCGGGCTCGTCCTGCGGTGCCGGGCCCTGCTGGCCGACGACGGCGACGCCGAGGCACTGTACGCCGGGGCGCTGCGGCTCCACGAGCGGCACGGCGGCCCGTACGAGCACGCCCGTACCCAGCTCGTCTACGGCGAGTGGCTGCGGCGCCGTCGCCGTCGTGCCGAGGCCCGCGGCCATCTCGCGGCGGCGGTCTCCGCGTTCGAGCGCCTCGGCGCGCGGCTCTGGGCCGAGCGTGCGCGCGGCGAGCTGGCCGCCTTCGGCGAGCGGAGCGAGGAGCCTCGGGGTGGCGGCCCGCTCACGCTGTTGACCCCGCAGGAGCTGCAGGTCGTACGGCTGGCCGCCAGCGGTCACACCAACAAGGAGATCGCCGCCCAGCTCTTCCTCAGCCCACGAACCGTCGGCCACCACCTCTACAAGGCGTACCCGAAGCTCGGCGTCACCGGGCGTGCCGAGCTGGCCCACCTCGTCCGGTGA
- a CDS encoding aminoglycoside phosphotransferase family protein: MTDVTRAITAAMSVAVSLDLPAHDAVVLQNSNKLALRLTPCDVLARVAPVGQEVAQFEVDLAQRLTEVGSPVCPMEPRAGARVYTRDGFAVTLWTYYEPVTPHTPPVDYAKALEQLHAGMRGVDVPSPRFTDRIAEATEVVASRERSPELTDVDRTFLSGRLASLRRAVDERNAVEQLLHGEPHPGNVLSTENGPLFIDLETCCRGPVEFDLAHVPEAVCAHYPGVDQGLLDECRQLVIAMVAAWRWELGDQFPQGRRFGEACLRVLREGPPWPTLDTVTRRLGGL; this comes from the coding sequence ATGACCGACGTCACGCGCGCGATCACGGCTGCGATGTCGGTCGCCGTATCGCTCGACCTGCCAGCCCACGACGCGGTCGTCCTCCAGAACTCGAACAAGCTGGCACTGCGGCTGACGCCATGCGACGTCCTTGCCCGGGTCGCTCCGGTGGGACAAGAGGTCGCACAGTTCGAAGTCGATCTCGCCCAGCGGCTTACCGAGGTCGGGAGCCCGGTGTGTCCCATGGAACCGCGCGCGGGCGCGCGGGTCTACACACGTGATGGTTTCGCGGTGACCCTGTGGACCTACTACGAACCCGTGACACCCCACACCCCACCAGTCGACTACGCCAAGGCCCTGGAGCAGTTACACGCCGGCATGCGCGGGGTCGACGTGCCGAGCCCGAGGTTCACGGACCGGATCGCGGAGGCCACAGAGGTGGTCGCCAGCCGGGAACGCTCGCCGGAACTCACCGACGTGGACCGTACGTTCCTCAGCGGCAGGCTGGCGAGCCTGCGACGAGCGGTCGACGAACGCAACGCCGTGGAACAACTACTCCACGGCGAGCCGCACCCGGGCAATGTGCTCAGCACGGAGAACGGCCCGTTGTTCATCGACCTGGAGACGTGCTGTCGAGGACCCGTCGAGTTCGACCTCGCCCATGTTCCCGAGGCGGTCTGCGCACACTACCCAGGCGTTGACCAAGGGCTGCTGGACGAGTGCCGGCAGCTCGTGATCGCGATGGTCGCCGCGTGGCGCTGGGAGCTTGGCGACCAGTTTCCGCAGGGGAGGCGATTCGGAGAGGCATGCCTGCGCGTGCTGCGCGAGGGGCCTCCGTGGCCGACACTCGACACGGTGACCAGGCGGCTGGGTGGTCTGTAG
- a CDS encoding amidohydrolase family protein: MTGPLTDVHAHLWPEDYLTLLEEHHRPVSQTRAMNATDRPSHLATRIAELDTAGIDRQLVSAAAQMPDLPQATAAAHAARLANDRCAQAVARHPDRLGFLAVLPLPHLDEAIAEARHALDVLGAHGVALTWQTGDRQITEHRFDPLFAHLADQGTTVLLHPGGTLPAPPGTPESLRWTAGALAEQTFGLLRWLVTERPRRFPRLTAVIARAGGAVCLLPPSLLPQPLPTPVRFDSHTQGNHAALRYAADAYGADRIDLGTDHPFARGPDLVAAVNAYRRLAPPPSPAR; encoded by the coding sequence ATGACCGGCCCGCTCACCGACGTCCACGCCCATCTGTGGCCGGAGGACTACCTCACCCTGCTGGAGGAACACCACCGGCCGGTGTCCCAGACACGTGCGATGAACGCCACCGACCGACCCAGCCACCTGGCCACCCGGATCGCCGAGTTGGACACGGCCGGCATCGACCGCCAACTCGTCAGCGCCGCCGCACAGATGCCCGACCTCCCCCAGGCCACGGCCGCCGCCCATGCCGCCAGGCTGGCCAACGACCGGTGCGCCCAGGCCGTCGCACGCCACCCCGACCGGCTGGGCTTCCTGGCCGTACTCCCCCTGCCGCACCTCGACGAGGCGATCGCCGAGGCACGACACGCGCTGGACGTCCTCGGCGCGCACGGCGTGGCGCTGACCTGGCAGACGGGCGACCGCCAGATCACCGAGCACCGCTTCGACCCGCTCTTCGCCCACCTCGCCGACCAGGGCACCACCGTCCTGCTCCACCCCGGCGGCACCCTGCCCGCGCCCCCCGGCACACCGGAAAGTCTGCGGTGGACGGCGGGCGCGCTCGCCGAGCAGACCTTCGGTCTCCTGCGCTGGCTGGTCACCGAGCGCCCGCGCCGCTTCCCCCGTCTCACCGCGGTCATCGCCCGAGCAGGCGGAGCGGTCTGCCTGCTGCCGCCCTCGCTCCTGCCCCAGCCGCTGCCGACACCGGTCAGATTCGACAGCCACACGCAGGGCAACCACGCGGCCCTGCGCTACGCCGCCGACGCCTACGGCGCCGACCGCATCGACCTGGGCACCGACCACCCCTTCGCCCGGGGCCCCGACCTGGTGGCCGCGGTGAACGCCTACCGACGGCTGGCCCCGCCCCCGTCGCCCGCCCGTTGA
- a CDS encoding MFS transporter: protein MSREAPARAGRREWIGLGVLALPTMVLSMDLSVLHLAAPSLSADLAPSGAQLLWILDVYGFLVAGFLMTMGTLGDRIGRRRLLLFGAAAFAVASAVAACAPTAELLILARALLGIAGSTVMPSTLALLSGMFRDPAQRTFAFAFWMTCFTAGEAIGPLVGGALLQHFWWGSVFLIGVPVMMLLLVTGPLLLPEQREPATGRFDLVGALLSLAAVLSVVYGAKRMAVSGPSLTATAWIAGGLAVGVVFLRQQRRVEEPLMDVGLFRHRAFSAGLATQTLAVAAMAGSQLLVLQYLQAVLGLSPLAAGLWTVPSVLCGIGATLLAPRLVRRVRPALVISAGLGMAAVGAALIASTVTRESLAWTVISFTVLYTGVTPTLALTTEAIVGSAPAERAGLASGISQSGAELGLAGGMAFFGTVAMVVYQDRLSEDMPDRLSASARDEAHETVGGALDVVDRLPDELGTALREAARHAFAGGLQLAAALSAVGLALAASLSVLFLRGMPATQDSPAAEEAHGTEAGAETTVQEAARAQSGEGGG from the coding sequence GTGTCCAGAGAAGCTCCGGCCCGGGCCGGACGGCGCGAGTGGATCGGGCTGGGGGTGCTGGCCCTGCCGACCATGGTGTTGTCGATGGACCTGTCCGTGCTGCACTTGGCGGCGCCCAGCCTGAGCGCCGATCTCGCCCCTAGCGGGGCTCAGTTGCTGTGGATTCTGGACGTCTACGGATTCCTCGTCGCGGGCTTCCTCATGACCATGGGCACGTTGGGCGACCGGATCGGCCGGCGCAGGCTGCTGCTCTTCGGTGCGGCAGCGTTCGCCGTCGCCTCCGCGGTGGCGGCGTGCGCTCCCACCGCCGAACTGCTCATCCTGGCACGCGCGTTGCTGGGCATCGCCGGTTCCACGGTGATGCCCTCGACCCTGGCCCTGCTGTCCGGCATGTTCCGCGACCCGGCTCAGCGCACCTTCGCCTTCGCCTTCTGGATGACGTGCTTCACCGCGGGCGAGGCCATCGGCCCGCTGGTGGGCGGCGCTCTGCTCCAGCACTTCTGGTGGGGATCGGTGTTCCTGATCGGCGTACCGGTGATGATGCTCCTGTTGGTCACCGGCCCGCTGTTGCTGCCCGAACAGCGGGAGCCGGCCACCGGGCGCTTCGACCTGGTCGGCGCCCTGCTCTCGCTGGCGGCCGTGTTGTCCGTGGTCTACGGCGCGAAGCGGATGGCGGTCTCGGGGCCGAGCCTTACGGCGACGGCCTGGATCGCCGGCGGACTCGCGGTAGGAGTGGTGTTTCTACGGCAACAGCGCCGAGTGGAAGAGCCGTTGATGGACGTCGGACTGTTTCGCCATCGGGCGTTCAGCGCGGGCCTGGCCACCCAGACCCTGGCCGTCGCCGCGATGGCGGGCTCGCAACTCCTGGTACTGCAGTACCTCCAAGCGGTCCTCGGGCTGTCACCGTTGGCTGCCGGGCTGTGGACCGTCCCCTCGGTGCTGTGCGGGATCGGCGCGACCCTCCTGGCCCCGCGCCTGGTACGCCGCGTCCGCCCGGCCCTGGTGATCAGCGCGGGCCTGGGCATGGCCGCGGTGGGGGCGGCACTGATCGCCTCGACCGTGACCCGGGAGAGCCTGGCCTGGACGGTGATCAGCTTCACGGTTCTGTACACGGGGGTGACCCCGACGCTGGCACTGACCACCGAAGCGATCGTCGGATCGGCGCCCGCCGAACGCGCGGGTCTCGCCTCCGGAATCTCGCAGAGCGGCGCCGAACTGGGCCTGGCCGGCGGGATGGCGTTCTTCGGCACCGTGGCCATGGTGGTCTACCAGGACCGCCTCTCCGAGGACATGCCCGACCGACTCAGCGCCAGCGCGCGCGACGAGGCCCACGAAACGGTGGGGGGCGCCCTGGACGTGGTCGACCGGTTGCCGGACGAACTCGGTACGGCACTGCGGGAGGCCGCGCGGCACGCGTTCGCCGGTGGGCTGCAACTCGCCGCCGCGCTGAGCGCGGTGGGCCTGGCCCTGGCCGCGTCGTTGTCGGTCCTGTTCCTCCGCGGAATGCCCGCCACCCAGGACTCCCCCGCCGCGGAGGAAGCGCACGGGACCGAGGCGGGAGCGGAGACCACAGTCCAGGAGGCCGCGCGAGCCCAGAGCGGAGAGGGCGGCGGGTGA